The following coding sequences are from one Apodemus sylvaticus chromosome X, mApoSyl1.1, whole genome shotgun sequence window:
- the Rbbp7 gene encoding histone-binding protein RBBP7, translated as MASKEMFEDTVEERVINEEYKIWKKNTPFLYDLVMTHALQWPSLTVQWLPEVTKPEGKDYALHWLVLGTHTSDEQNHLVVARVHIPNDDAQFDASHCDSDKGEFGGFGSVTGKIECEIKINHEGEVNRARYMPQNPHIIATKTPSSDVLVFDYTKHPAKPDPSGECNPDLRLRGHQKEGYGLSWNSNLSGHLLSASDDHTVCLWDINAGPKEGKIVDAKAIFTGHSAVVEDVAWHLLHESLFGSVADDQKLMIWDTRSNTTSKPSHLVDAHTAEVNCLSFNPYSEFILATGSADKTVALWDLRNLKLKLHTFESHKDEIFQVHWSPHNETILASSGTDRRLNVWDLSKIGEEQSAEDAEDGPPELLFIHGGHTAKISDFSWNPNEPWVICSVSEDNIMQIWQMAENIYNDEESDVTTSELEGQGS; from the exons ATGGCGAGTAAAGAGA TGTTTGAAGATACTGTGGAGGAGCGTGTCATCAACGAAGAATATAAAATCTGGAAGAAGAATACACCGTTTCTGTATGACCTGGTTATGACCCATGCTCTTCAGTGGCCCAGTCTTACCGTTCAGTGGCTTCCTGAAGTGACTAA aCCAGAAGGAAAGGATTATGCCCTTCATTGGCTAGTGCTGGGCACTCATACATCTGATGAGCAGAATCATCTGGTGGTTGCTCGAGTTCATATTCCCAATGATGATGCACAGTTTGATGCTTCCCATTGTGACAGTGACAAGGGAG AATTTGGTGGCTTTGGTTCTGTAACAGGAAAAATTGaatgtgaaattaaaattaatcatGAAGGAGAAGTAAATCGTGCTCGTTATATGCCACAGAATCCTCACATCATTGCCACAAAAACACCATCTTCTGATGTTTTGGTTTTTGACTATACAAAACACCCTGCAAAACCAG aTCCAAGTGGAGAATGTAATCCTGATCTTAGATTAAGAGGTCACCAAAAGGAAGGCTATGGTCTTTCCTGGAATTCTAATTTGAGTGGACATCTCCTGAGTGCATCTGATGACCAT aCTGTCTGCCTGTGGGATATAAATGCAGGACCAAAGGAAGGCAAAATTGTGGATGCTAAAGCAATCTTTACTGGCCACTCAGCTGTGGTAGAGGATGTGGCCTGGCATCTGCTGCATGAGTCCTTGTTTGGATCTGTTGCTGATGATCAGAAACTTATGAT ATGGGACACCAGATCCAATACCACTTCTAAGCCAAGCCATTTGGTGGATGCACACACTGCTGAGGTCAACTGCCTCTCATTCAATCCTTACAGCGAGTTCATTCTGGCAACTGGCTCTGCAGATAAG ACTGTGGCTTTATGGGACCTGCGTAATCTGAAACTAAAACTCCACACCTTTGAATCCCATAAGGATGAAATTTTCCAG GTCCACTGGTCTCCACATAATGAAACTATTCTGGCTTCAAGTGGTACTGATCGCCGCCTGAATGTGTGGGATTTAAG taAAATTGGAGAAGAACAATCAGCAGAAGATGCAGAAGATGGGCCTCCAGAGCTCCTG tttattCATGGAGGACACACTGCCAAGATTTCTGACTTCAGTTGGAATCCCAATGAACCTTGGGTCATTTGctctgtgtctgaagataacatCATGCAGATATGGCAGATG gctgaaaatatttacaatgaTGAAGAGTCAGATGTCACGACATCGGAACTGGAGGGGCAAGGATCTTAA